Sequence from the Candidatus Omnitrophota bacterium genome:
GGGACATAACGGATTCACTGTATGTGGACATGGGATTGCGTTACGACAATTACTGGGCAAAGCCTATCGATGTTCTTTACGTGCAGGGTCTTAGTCCTACTTTCGGGGTAACGTACCAGATCCGGGAAGGTCTTGAGGCAACAGCGCATTTCGGTCAGGCCTACAGGTTCCCCACCTCGCCTGAATCCTACTGGTTCTTTGCCGGTTATCAGCCTACGGGGAGAAAAGACCTTTCTCCGGAGAGGGCGCTGCAGGGAGAGGCCGGTTTAAGTGTGAATATCCCCGATAAAGCTAAGTTCGAGGTAAGAGGATATTATTATGACGTGGAGGATTATATCAGGACCATCTTCGGCTATAAACCATCCAGGGTGGTTTACAACATAGATAAGGTTATCCTCTGGGGGATCGAGGCCGAGGCAAGATATTGTTTGGCGGCTGGACTGGATTTATTCGCTAATTATACTTTTCAGTCCACCAAAAAGGAAGGTGATATCCTGGATGAGAGTTCGGAACTATCGGATAGTCTGACGGAACTTCCCGATAACAAGGTAAATGCCGGGATAACGTATTCATTCCGGGCGTTCACGGGCGAATTCGTCATGAGATATGTGGATAAAAGGAGCGTGATCATAGGAGACCTTACAAAATCCGGTGCTTCCGAATTGGCGGATCTGGAACAATTCGCGACATTTGATCTTAATCTGACCTACAAGATCCTTGAAAATGACAATGTTACGGGCAAGGTAGGAATCGCTGTCGAGAACATTTTTGATGCCAGTTATGAGGAAAGAGAAGGTTTTCCCATGCTTGGCAGGATGATAACCGGCAGGATCAGTCTGACCTTTTAAGTAAAAACAAGCAGGGAGTTGACCAGTTATGGAAAAAAGAGAAGACCCCAGAAAAGATATCAAGAGAATGCTGGCCGGAGGTGATCTGACCGGTATTCTGAAAAAGGCCGGTGAGATACACGGCCATTATTGTTCCCATGTGGCACTGGGGGTAAGAGCCGTACATGCCGCTTACAGGGAACTGGGGATAACCGAAAGCACGGGTATGGAAGAAATACTTGCCGTGGTCGAGTGTAATAACTGTTTTGTTGACGGGATACAGGCGGCGAGCGGGTGCACTTTGGGAAATAATGCGCTTATATACAAGGACCTGGGCAAGACGGCAGTTACTTTCGTGGATCGCAGGAAAAATAGAGCAGTAAGGGTTGCCGCGAAGTATGACCGGGATAAGATGGATAAGGATCCGAAAAGCGCCGAGGCGATGAGATTGTTCGATAAAGCGGTAAAGCGCAGAGAGCAGCTCACTCCCGGGGAAAGTGAGCGCATGAAGAGGTTGTGGACGGATCTTTCCTTCGCGATACTGGAAAAACCCGAAAAAGAGGTTCTCAAGGTGGAAGAAGCGACCCCTCAGGCAATGGAGTATGCCCCTATTTTTGAATCGGTGACCTGTTCCGTCTGCGGCGAGAATGTCATGGAAACGCGAATAAGGATTAAAGAGAATCAACCCGTTTGTCTGGCCTGTTCCGGCGACAGTTACTGGATAGTGGCCGGCAGAGGGATCCACCCGGTAGCCAAGAGGATACTGAATGATGAAAAATAGAATATTTGCGGGTTCATTACTGATCTTTTTACTGATCCTGCCCCGTTCGGTTTTCGCGATTACGGACCTGGCGGGAAGGGAAGTGCACCCCAGCGGTAAAGTCGAACGCGTGGTAAGCCCGTTCATGATGTATACCAGAATAATCATAGCTCTGGGAGCCACGGACAAGCTGGTGGGGATATCCCATACCTGTATTCTGCCCGAGGAAGAAAGCCCTTTCGGGCACGAGCTTCTTGAGATCCCCGATGTGGGTAACTTCGGTGAGAACATAGAGCTTATTGCTTCACTCCGGCCGGATGTTATTTTTTCGCTGCCGCAGGATATACGCGTCTTTGAGGAGAAAACGGACGCTGTGGTCATTGGAGCATCATATCCTCAAGAAGTGCCGATGCAGGTGATGTTCTCAAGACAGATCAGGCTAATAGGGAAAGTTCTGCGTAAGGAGGATGAAGCTGAGGATCTTAACGGATTCATCAACAAAACCCTGGCTTTAGTTACGGATATTACCGCAAATATACCCGAAAGCGAAAGACCGAAGGTATATTTCGCATGGACGAGCTGGACAGGCGATATAACCAATACCGTAGTTGATTTCGATCCGATTGAACTTGCCGGCGGGATAAATGTCGCTAAGGACTGCAGGAATTTCGCCAAAGGCCAGAGGGGGATACTTGTTTCAAGAGAGCATATAATCAAGTGGAACCCGGATATAATATTTTTATCCAGGTATGCCTCGAATGAATGGGAGAAAAGCAAATTCGGCGACAAGGAAGCTCCGGTGACCATCGAAGAAGTTCTCGAGGACCCACTTTTGCAGGATGTTAATGCGGTCAAGACCGGACGGGTGTATTATACGACCGCTTTTTGTAACTGGTGGCCTCATCAGCGGGCCATAGCACAGGTCTTTCAGATGGCCAAGATATTTCATCCGGACAAATTCAGTGAACTTGATGTAAGAAAAGAAGGCGATCGGGTCTTTAAAAGGTTCTACGGGGGAGACTTTTTATACACTGAACTGGTCGAGGAACTGGATCTATATACAGGGGAATGAAGGTGAAAGTATCTTTTCCGCCGGCATCTGAATACAGGAAACTCATGGCCAGGAAGCTGTTCTTTATCCTTGGCTTTGTCTGCCTGATCATAATCTTGAGCGGTATCGCGGTTACCGTGGGACCTATGGAATTTTCCTCAAAGGAAGCGTTCAAGGCGGTTCTGGAACGGTTTTTCCCTTCAAGGTTCAGTGTTAGCGGGGTATCCGGTTCGGTCATATGGATGATACGTCTGCCCAGGATAATCACGGCGCTATTGGCCGGGTTCGGTCTTGCCATCGCGGGCGTCCAGATGCAGGCTATACTCCGCAATCCCCTTGCAAGCCCTTTCACTCTGGGGATATCCGCCGGAGGCGGTTTCGGGGCGAGTCTGGCGATCCTTATGGGGGTGGGGTTTGCCGGAGGGGAATATTTTCTGATAGGGAATGCTTTCCTTTTTTCGCTAATTCCGGCGTTATTGATCTTTTTTCTGAGTAGGTTCAAGAAAGCCACTGCCGGTATGATGATCCTGGCGGGAATCTCTCTTGCTTATATTTTTTCGGCGGGCAGTACTCTAATAAGTTATTTCGCGCAGGCCGAGGATCTAAAAGCCCTTTCTCTGTGGATGATGGGCGACGTGGGTAAGACGACCTGGGCCGATCTGGGTCCGATGGCGGCGGTTATGCTAACATCTTCGGTGTTTCTTCTTTTGGCCTCACGAACGTTGAACATAATGAACGCGGGGGATGAAACCGCTAAGAGCCTAGGGGTGAATGTTGAAAGGGTGAGGATATCCATAGTCGTGTTATCGTCACTTGTAACTTCCAGTGTGATCTGTTTTACCGGCATGATAGGGTTTGTGGGCTTGGTCGCCCCGCACATTACGCGCATGTTCATCGGTTCTGATAACAGGTTCCTGGTCCCCGCGTCCGGTCTTTTCGGGGCGGCTTTCCTTCTGGGAGCCGATATAGTATCGATGACGGTGATCGAGCCTTCCGTTCTGCCGGTGGGTCTGGTGACCGCGCTTTTGGGGGGTCCATTGTTCTTTCTGCTGATAATCGGCAGGAAAGGGAGAGAATACTGGTGAATTTCAGGGTAAAGAATATTGAATTTTCATATCCCGGGGTTTCTGTCCTGAAGGATGTGAGCATTGAACTTGCTCCGGGACAGATACTGGCCATTGTGGGCAGGAACGGTGCGGGCAAGACCACGCTGATAAAATGCATGAACAGAATACTCGAACCGGTGAAGGGGAAGGTATATCTGGACGGAATGGATATGGGGAAGATGCATCTCAAGGAGATAGCCAGGTCATTGGCGTATCTTTCCCAGAGTTCGGGCTATACGTTCCCTATTACGGTGTTCGATGCGGTACTTTCGGGACGATATCCTCATCGCGCCTGGTTCAATGAAGCTAAAGACCAGGACAAGATTATCGAGGTTCTGAAATTGATGGATCTTGAGGACCTGTCGATGAGGTATTTCAATGAATTAAGCGGAGGCCAGCAGCAGCGGGTACTTATCGCCAGAGCCGTGGCCCAGGAAGCTTCGATCATGCTCCTAGACGAACCTACGGGAGGGCTGGACATAAAGCACCAGCTGGAGGTCATGAACACCGTGAGATCCCTGGCCGGAGAAAGGGAAGTATCCGTTATAATGAGCATTCATGATCTTAACCTGGCCTCTCGTTACGCTGACCGGGTGGTATTGCTTGAAAGAGGTTCGGTCTTTGCCGCAGGAAGCCCGGCGGAAGTGTTGACCGAGGATAATATCGCCGAAGCTTATGGCGTGCGTGTTCATGTGGAATATCTTGCGGGAAAGCCTCATATTATCCCGATGCATCCTGTTTCGGCCGCAAATAATACCGAGTTGCTAAACATGACGTTCTGACCGAACTGTTCTATACCTTTCCCGTGTCTTCCCATAAATTTCATAGAAAGCGGTCTTACCATTATTGTTATTTAGCCTATATAATGTTATTATATTCCAAATAACATTCTATGCTCCCGGAACGGGCAATCCATCCGGTGGTGCATTACAGAAAGGAGAGAAGATGCGTAAGAGGAAGATCTATCTCGATGAAAAAGATATACCCCGCCAATGGTACAATATCATGGCCGATTTCTCGAACAAGCCGAAACCACCCGTTGGGCCGGACGGGCAACCATTGACCCCGGACAAGTTGGCGCCTGTTTTCCCAATGAACCTGATAGAACAGGAAGCCAGTCTAGAGAGATGGATCGATATTCCCGAAGAGATTTTGGAAATACTTTACAGGTGGCGCCCCAGTCCGCTTAGGAGAGCTTATTATCTCGAAGAATACCTTGAGACACCTGCGCGTATTTACTACAAGGACGAGAGCCTGAGCCCTCCGGGCAGCCATAAACCCAATACCGCCGTGGCGCAGGCCTGGTACAACAAGCAGTTCGGCATCAAAAAGCTTACCACCGAGACCGGCGCCGGCCAGTGGGGAAGTGCGCTGTCCTTTGCCTGTAAGATCGTGGGGCTGGAGTGCAAGATCTACATGGTGAGGATAAGTTTCGACCAGAAACCCATGCGAAAGACCATGATGAGGGTCTGGGGGGGTAATTGCGTGGCAAGTCCAAGTAATGAAACGGAGTTCGGAAGGAAGGTTCTAAAAGAGACACCCGATACCCCGGGCAGCCTTGGTATAGCTATAAGCGAGGCGATAGAAGAAGCGGTGAGCGATAAGGCCGGCAAGACCCGGTATTCTCTGGGAAGCGTGCTCAACCATGTAATGCTCCATCAGACCATTATAGGACTTGAGACCAAAAAGCAGCTTAAGATGGTAGGGGAAGAACTGCCCGATATAGTCATAGGCTGTGCCGGCGGCGGCAGCAATTTCGCGGGGCTGGCGTTCCCGTTTTTGTATGACAAGATTAACGGGGCGGAGATCACCGTGATACCTACCGAACCTACGGCTTGTCCCACGCTGACCAAGGGCCCTTTCGCCTACGATCACGGGGATACCGCCTGCATGACGCCTCTTTTGGCAATGTATACTCTGGGACACGGTTTCGTGCCGCCTCCCATACACGCCGGGGGGCTGAGGTATCACGGGATGGCGCCTCTTGTAAGCCATGCGGTAAACGAAGGTTTGCTTGAACCCAGGTCCTTTGATCAGGTCAAGTGTTATGAATCTGCCCTCGTCTGGGCCAGGACAGAAGGCGTGGTATGTGCGCCCGAGACCAGTCATGCTGTTGCATGCGCTATTGACGAGGCTAAAAAAGCGAAAGAAGAAGGCAGGGAAAAGGTAATACTCATGAATTTCAGCGGGCATGGTCTTATGGATCTTGCCGGTTACAAAAAATTCCTGGATGGTGAGTTGTCCGAATATTACCTGCCCGATGAGGAGATCCAGAAATCGCTTGAAAGTCTCAAGGGTCTTCCTAAGATCACGTGATATTTTAACCGGCATGAAGGCGGTGCGGACCTGATGTAACTGCTGGGTAACCGAAAGACCTTTGGCGCTCTTAAACATCATAAGTTTGTTGAAGGACCGGATGATAATGGAAAGTATCTACTTGAAGCCGATCGGAACTATACGAACGCCTTACAAGGACCCAAAAGGGATGCCCATACAGGGAAAGTTCGAGAAAGGTGTTACCGGCAAGGTCGAACTGTTCGCTGGATACGAAAAAGGACTCAAAGATATTGAGGGGTTCTCTCATATTATCCTGATCTATCATTTTAACAGAGCAATAGATGAAAAATTTATCGCTCAGCCGTTCCTTGAAGATGAATCGCACGGCATATTCGCCATAAGAAGCCCTCAAAGGCCGAATCATATAGGCATATCTATCGTCAAACTGGAAGGGGTAGAGGCCAATACGATAAGTTTTTCGGAGGTTGACGTACTGGACGGCACGCCTTTGCTCGACATT
This genomic interval carries:
- a CDS encoding formylmethanofuran dehydrogenase, which codes for MLAGGDLTGILKKAGEIHGHYCSHVALGVRAVHAAYRELGITESTGMEEILAVVECNNCFVDGIQAASGCTLGNNALIYKDLGKTAVTFVDRRKNRAVRVAAKYDRDKMDKDPKSAEAMRLFDKAVKRREQLTPGESERMKRLWTDLSFAILEKPEKEVLKVEEATPQAMEYAPIFESVTCSVCGENVMETRIRIKENQPVCLACSGDSYWIVAGRGIHPVAKRILNDEK
- a CDS encoding ABC transporter substrate-binding protein, giving the protein MMKNRIFAGSLLIFLLILPRSVFAITDLAGREVHPSGKVERVVSPFMMYTRIIIALGATDKLVGISHTCILPEEESPFGHELLEIPDVGNFGENIELIASLRPDVIFSLPQDIRVFEEKTDAVVIGASYPQEVPMQVMFSRQIRLIGKVLRKEDEAEDLNGFINKTLALVTDITANIPESERPKVYFAWTSWTGDITNTVVDFDPIELAGGINVAKDCRNFAKGQRGILVSREHIIKWNPDIIFLSRYASNEWEKSKFGDKEAPVTIEEVLEDPLLQDVNAVKTGRVYYTTAFCNWWPHQRAIAQVFQMAKIFHPDKFSELDVRKEGDRVFKRFYGGDFLYTELVEELDLYTGE
- a CDS encoding iron chelate uptake ABC transporter family permease subunit, giving the protein MKVKVSFPPASEYRKLMARKLFFILGFVCLIIILSGIAVTVGPMEFSSKEAFKAVLERFFPSRFSVSGVSGSVIWMIRLPRIITALLAGFGLAIAGVQMQAILRNPLASPFTLGISAGGGFGASLAILMGVGFAGGEYFLIGNAFLFSLIPALLIFFLSRFKKATAGMMILAGISLAYIFSAGSTLISYFAQAEDLKALSLWMMGDVGKTTWADLGPMAAVMLTSSVFLLLASRTLNIMNAGDETAKSLGVNVERVRISIVVLSSLVTSSVICFTGMIGFVGLVAPHITRMFIGSDNRFLVPASGLFGAAFLLGADIVSMTVIEPSVLPVGLVTALLGGPLFFLLIIGRKGREYW
- a CDS encoding ATP-binding cassette domain-containing protein; this encodes MNFRVKNIEFSYPGVSVLKDVSIELAPGQILAIVGRNGAGKTTLIKCMNRILEPVKGKVYLDGMDMGKMHLKEIARSLAYLSQSSGYTFPITVFDAVLSGRYPHRAWFNEAKDQDKIIEVLKLMDLEDLSMRYFNELSGGQQQRVLIARAVAQEASIMLLDEPTGGLDIKHQLEVMNTVRSLAGEREVSVIMSIHDLNLASRYADRVVLLERGSVFAAGSPAEVLTEDNIAEAYGVRVHVEYLAGKPHIIPMHPVSAANNTELLNMTF
- a CDS encoding TrpB-like pyridoxal phosphate-dependent enzyme, which produces MRKRKIYLDEKDIPRQWYNIMADFSNKPKPPVGPDGQPLTPDKLAPVFPMNLIEQEASLERWIDIPEEILEILYRWRPSPLRRAYYLEEYLETPARIYYKDESLSPPGSHKPNTAVAQAWYNKQFGIKKLTTETGAGQWGSALSFACKIVGLECKIYMVRISFDQKPMRKTMMRVWGGNCVASPSNETEFGRKVLKETPDTPGSLGIAISEAIEEAVSDKAGKTRYSLGSVLNHVMLHQTIIGLETKKQLKMVGEELPDIVIGCAGGGSNFAGLAFPFLYDKINGAEITVIPTEPTACPTLTKGPFAYDHGDTACMTPLLAMYTLGHGFVPPPIHAGGLRYHGMAPLVSHAVNEGLLEPRSFDQVKCYESALVWARTEGVVCAPETSHAVACAIDEAKKAKEEGREKVILMNFSGHGLMDLAGYKKFLDGELSEYYLPDEEIQKSLESLKGLPKIT
- the tsaA gene encoding tRNA (N6-threonylcarbamoyladenosine(37)-N6)-methyltransferase TrmO, yielding MESIYLKPIGTIRTPYKDPKGMPIQGKFEKGVTGKVELFAGYEKGLKDIEGFSHIILIYHFNRAIDEKFIAQPFLEDESHGIFAIRSPQRPNHIGISIVKLEGVEANTISFSEVDVLDGTPLLDIKPFVSYFDSRDNVKNGWLDKHFKSGRIPGRTKIE